The following are from one region of the Oryzias melastigma strain HK-1 linkage group LG22, ASM292280v2, whole genome shotgun sequence genome:
- the LOC112143888 gene encoding beta-1,4-galactosyltransferase galt-1-like, with the protein MVILVYSMTTERMTAIRRLISKIQEKPVLCPVPISQESITPLKNTKHLLVSAFMDRRVKGFDIRIIGIFKRDSIHPLHCSFCCGSVFNETTPAKILPHSYHFSFPFGVADVLCPLPKNCDASHITLLTNPSANASEHTFIPVRNKNEKIRFNFTVCVSNLFGEYNNVLQFAQTLEMHKLLGVDRVVIYNTSCGPELDRLLQGYIQEGFLEVVPWPIDKFLKPSWGWDITKYPGDMHYFGQIATLNECMYRSMARSRYVLLNDIDEIITPYKHNNLVSMMKTLEPNYSDVGEFLIENHIFPKKHFEPSGRFHLPQWEKVPGINILEHIYRESPDRTKFHPYKLIVQPRLVEQTSVHFVVEKFGKQYKVPMDLCRIIHVRVALQGHLKLEQLNEDKRLWDFQEKLIPNVDKALKRAGLIPAEEQN; encoded by the exons ATGGTCATACTCGTCTACAGCATGACCACAGAAAGAATGACTGCAATCAGGCGTCTAATCTCAAAGATACAAGAAAAGCCAGTTCTTTGCCCAGTACCGATCTCTCAGGAGAGCATCACTCCactcaaaaacaccaaacacctCCTGGTGTCAGCTTTCATGGACCGTAGAGTGAAGGGTTTTGACATACGTATCATTGGGATATTCAAAAGAGactccatccatcctcttcaCTGCTCTTTCTGCTGTGGTAGTGTATTTAATGAAACCACTCCTGCCAAAATTCTCCCACACAGCTATCACTTTAGTTTTCCTTTTGGCGTTGCGGATGTCCTGTGTCCGCTTCCCAAAAACTGTGATGCTTCTCATATCACTCTTCTGACTAATCCTTCAGCTAACGCGTCTGAACACACATTTATTCCtgtaagaaacaaaaatgagaaaataaggTTCAACTTCACCGTCTGCGTCTCTAACCTGTTTGGAGAATACAACAACGTGCTTCAGTTTGCACAGACTCTGGAAATGCACAA GTTGCTCGGTGTGGACAGAGTGGTGATCTATAACACCAGCTGTGGTCCAGAACTGGACCGTCTTTTACAAGGTTATATCCAGGAGGGTTTTCTTGAAGTGGTTCCATGGCCCATTGACAAGTTCCTGAAACCGTCTTGGGGCTGGGATATAACAAAATATCCAGGAGACATGCATTACTTTGGACAGATTGCCACCCTTAATGAATGCATGTATCGGTCCATGGCGCGTTCACGCTACGTCCTGTTGAATGATATAGATGAGATCATAACGCCATATAAACATAACAACCTGGTCTCTATGATGAAAACGCTGGAACCAAACTATTCAGAT GTTGGAGAGTTCCTTATTGAGAACCACATCTTTCCAAAAAAGCACTTTGAACCAAGTGGGAGGTTTCATCTTCCCCAGTGGGAGAAAGTTCCAGGAATTAACATTCTGGAGCACATCTACAGAGAAAGCCCTGACAGAACTAAATTCCATCCATACAAATTGATCGTTCAGCCAAG GTTGGTGGAGCAGACCTCAGTGCACTTTGTCGTTGAGAAGTTTGGAAAACAGTATAAAGTTCCAATGGACCTCTGTCGTATTATTCACGTTCGTGTAGCCCTTCAAGGACATTTGAAGTTGGAGCAGCTTAATGAAGACAAACGACTTTGGGACTTCCAGGAAAAACTGATTCCTAATGTGGACAAGGCGCTGAAGAGAGCAGGACTGATTCCAGCAGAAGAACAAAACTGA